The Actinomadura graeca nucleotide sequence GTTGTGTAACACGATAGTTGCAACGTGTGCGGAGTGGGCGGGAAACAGGTACCTTCAGGAGCGCACATGCGGAGTTGGCCGCTCAAGGGCACCCGCACCGGGGCCGCGGACTCGCGGACTCCAGCACATCCCGAGGGGGAGAGTTCACCATGCGCGGCGTTTCCTGGATCTAGGCAGGCCGCAGAACCCCACCGGCGCGGGGGCGCCACCAACGATCGTCCACCCGGCGACGCCCCCGCTCCCCGCTCCCCGAGGTCCACGGCATGGCCCCCGCCCGTCCGCGCTGACACTCCGCGACCACGCAGTTGCACCACCTCCTGTTCACGTCATTCCGAGGCCCATGCCTCCTAAACCGCCGCGCTCACGGCCCGGAGGTCAGGCATTTGTTCGCGGTCTTCTCCGTCCGAACTGCGAGACCTGATGGGCTGTCGCCTCCCCCCTATAGCTGGCGTCCCCGGGTGTGGTGGGTTGGGGTTAGGCGGCCTGTTTGGCTTCTTCTTCTGCGGGGGGTGCCAGGGCCCATTGGTCGGCGGCCTCCCGCGCCTGCTGGCGGTCTTCGTCGGTGAGGGCGCCGCCGCGCTGGACGGGGCGGAAGTCGGCGGTGCCGCGGCTGAGGTCGTGGCCGAGGGTGGTGGCCTCGATCTCGGCGGAGAAGCGCCATTGGCCGTCGCGTTCGTACTGGCGGATGCGGAGGCGGCCGGTGACCAGGACGGGGTGGCCGCGCTGGAACTCGGAGGCGTTGATGTTGTCGGCCAGGCCGCGCCAGCAGTTGACGGTCAGGAACATGGTCTCGACGTCCTGCCACTGGCCGGTCTGACGGTCGTAGCGGCGCGGCGTGCAGCCGACCCTCAGGGACAGCAGCGGGGTGCCGTTCGAGGTCACGGCGTAGTAGGGCTCCGCGGCGATCCAGCCGATGATGGTGACGTGCGCCTCGTTCATGGTTCCTCCGTCGCTCTCGGTTATGAGATCAACGGTGGCGCAACCGCGAGGTCGGCGGAAGCCGTCCGGGCAACTGTGGATAACTCAGCGGGTGACGCGGCCCAGGGCGGTCTCGACGTCGCGGCGGAAGCGTGCGTAGAGCTCCAGCTCGGCGGTGACGGGGGCGACGACCTTCTCCTCGGCGACGCGTTCGATGCCCTCGTTCATGTGGAGTTCCATCTTCTCGCCGTGTTTCGCCGACGAGAGGGCCACCAGGTTCCGGCAGGCGGACGACGTGAGCCAGCCCATCCCGAGCGTGCAGACGGCGAGGACCGCGACGTACGGGATGAGGCCCGCCTCCCCGACCAGGCCGGGCGGGTCGTCGCCGCCGATCTCCACGATGCCGTACGCGACGAGGAGGCCGATCCAGGCGACGCTGAGGACGGCGACCAGCACGAGGAAGAACTGCCAGGTCTTGACCAGCCACCACCAGCGCGGCACCTGGTTGAAGGTGGGCAGCGCCGCCTTGAGGGACTCGCCGAGGGCCTCGGGGATCTCGGTGGCGTGGGAGCGGGCGGCGGCGCGGACGGAGCGCGCCCAGGGCGGGGGCAGTTCGGCGGCGACGCCGTCGGTGACGGTGTGCAGGGCGTTGTCGACGTCGCCCTGCTGGGCGCCGATCGGGCCGGTGAAGGCGTTGCGGAGTTCCTCGCGCAGCTCGGTGAGGCGCATCCGGCGCAGCGGGTCCGAGCGGAGGCGGTCGATGAGGGCGGCGACGGGCCAGCCGACGAAGTCGGCGGCGCGCAGCTCGTAGGCGCTCTCCATGGCCTCGGCGACGGCGGGGGCGCCCGCGGCGTCCGTCAGGGACTGGACGAGCTCCAGCTGCCGGTCCTCTTCGAGGGTGACGGGCGGGTCGGCGGTGAAGCGGTGGACGGCGAACCGCTCGGCGAGCCTGTCGACGTCGGCGGACAGGCGCTCGCTGCGGGCGCGGCGGGCGGCGACCGTGTCGACGAGGATGTCGCGGAAGCCGGTGACGCCGTCCTCGCTGACGGCGGAGGTGGTGACGACGCGCGGCTGGGTGAGGCCCTCGGCCTCCAGCAGGCGGCGCAGGTCGGCGACGCAGTCGTCGATCTCGTCGGGGCCGAGGCGGTCGACCTGGTTGAGGACGATCAGTGTCACGCCGGTGTGCCGGGCGAAGGGGACGATGTAGTTGCGGTGCAGGGCCGCGTCGGCGTACTTCTGGGGGTCCACGACCCAGACGAGGAGATCGGCGATGGTGACGAAACGGTCGACCTCGGCGCGGTGCAGGGCCTGGATGGAGTCGTGGTCGGGCAGGTCGAGCAGGACCAGGCCCTGGAGGGAGCTGTCCGCCCGCTCCATGTCGAGGGCGCTCGCGCGGGCGTAGCGGTGGCGCTTCTCGACGTCCAGCCAGTCGAGCAGGGGCCCGGCGCCGTCCAGCCCCCAGACGCAGGCGTGCGCCTTGGACGTCATCGGGCGGCGCACGCCGGTGGGCGACAGCTCCAGCCCGCAGATGGCGTTGAACAGCGACGACTTGCCGCTGCCCGTGCCGCCGGCGAGGGTGACGACCGTGTGCTCGCCGGACAGCCGCAGCCGCTGCCCGGCGCGGTCGAGCAGGGCGGCGGCGTCATCGAGGAGCGGCCGGTCGAGCCGCCCGGCGCCGGCCGCGACGAGCCGGTCGAGGCCGTCGAGGCGGTCGGTGAGCCCGGGGGCCTCCACGGCGGGG carries:
- a CDS encoding ABC transporter; the protein is MTTSAIPANTPMGPGGAPILGTPVAGAAVPAVEAPGLTDRLDGLDRLVAAGAGRLDRPLLDDAAALLDRAGQRLRLSGEHTVVTLAGGTGSGKSSLFNAICGLELSPTGVRRPMTSKAHACVWGLDGAGPLLDWLDVEKRHRYARASALDMERADSSLQGLVLLDLPDHDSIQALHRAEVDRFVTIADLLVWVVDPQKYADAALHRNYIVPFARHTGVTLIVLNQVDRLGPDEIDDCVADLRRLLEAEGLTQPRVVTTSAVSEDGVTGFRDILVDTVAARRARSERLSADVDRLAERFAVHRFTADPPVTLEEDRQLELVQSLTDAAGAPAVAEAMESAYELRAADFVGWPVAALIDRLRSDPLRRMRLTELREELRNAFTGPIGAQQGDVDNALHTVTDGVAAELPPPWARSVRAAARSHATEIPEALGESLKAALPTFNQVPRWWWLVKTWQFFLVLVAVLSVAWIGLLVAYGIVEIGGDDPPGLVGEAGLIPYVAVLAVCTLGMGWLTSSACRNLVALSSAKHGEKMELHMNEGIERVAEEKVVAPVTAELELYARFRRDVETALGRVTR
- a CDS encoding single-stranded DNA-binding protein, encoding MNEAHVTIIGWIAAEPYYAVTSNGTPLLSLRVGCTPRRYDRQTGQWQDVETMFLTVNCWRGLADNINASEFQRGHPVLVTGRLRIRQYERDGQWRFSAEIEATTLGHDLSRGTADFRPVQRGGALTDEDRQQAREAADQWALAPPAEEEAKQAA